In Chryseobacterium lactis, a single genomic region encodes these proteins:
- the tatC gene encoding twin-arginine translocase subunit TatC, whose product MDNNKDMSFLGHIGELRGHLVRSIIAIVVAAFVVGFNINWIMDHIFFGPTRNDFPTFRIVNHFSRMILGEDSIHLPKDFPVRVQRLYQQFNVMMAVSVFGGMVAAFPYIVWELWRFIGPALHPRERKNSIYIINAVWMLFMTGVLCGYFLILPFAVNFGVIFKISDIIVPLYDLSDYTTLFLQVVLGMGVIFLFPILIYFLTSIGILTPTFMKTYRRHAIVLIMVVAAIITPADVLSMIMAALPLLILYEFSIMMCNFTYKRVQKSNGNLPAVQK is encoded by the coding sequence ATGGACAATAATAAAGACATGTCCTTCTTAGGGCATATAGGGGAATTAAGAGGACATCTAGTCCGTTCGATTATTGCTATCGTAGTTGCCGCTTTTGTGGTTGGATTTAATATCAACTGGATTATGGACCATATCTTTTTTGGACCTACAAGAAATGATTTTCCCACCTTCAGAATTGTGAATCATTTTTCGAGAATGATTTTAGGAGAAGACAGTATTCATCTTCCAAAAGATTTTCCTGTTCGTGTACAAAGACTGTATCAACAGTTTAATGTAATGATGGCGGTTTCTGTTTTTGGAGGAATGGTAGCAGCATTTCCTTATATTGTCTGGGAATTATGGCGTTTTATCGGGCCTGCTTTACATCCGAGAGAAAGGAAAAACTCCATCTATATTATCAATGCTGTTTGGATGCTTTTTATGACCGGTGTTTTATGCGGTTATTTCTTAATCCTTCCTTTTGCGGTGAATTTTGGGGTTATTTTTAAAATTTCAGATATTATTGTTCCGCTTTATGACCTGAGTGATTATACGACATTGTTCTTACAGGTGGTCTTGGGTATGGGAGTTATTTTCCTATTTCCTATTCTGATTTATTTCCTTACCAGCATTGGAATCCTGACACCGACGTTTATGAAAACATATCGTCGTCATGCCATCGTCTTGATTATGGTCGTAGCAGCAATCATTACTCCGGCAGATGTTTTAAGTATGATAATGGCTGCACTCCCGCTATTGATTCTGTATGAATTCAGTATCATGATGTGTAATTTCACTTATAAAAGAGTACAAAAAAGCAACGGAAATCTTCCTGCTGTACAGAAATAA
- a CDS encoding reprolysin-like metallopeptidase, which yields MKKKIIFVFALAMGLTSLQAQRWEPVSQKINPIRKEVNVIYSYKVDLNSLRELLKNAPEAGQGSPVVISLPTTDGRVERFSVYSAPVVAKSMADRYQLGAYSGVGLDNPTKQVRFSTAPNDFQSMLFDTKTGQYEFIEPINKEKDVFGVFFKSNKTSDGTPFECKATEPEQSKKQMKKLLNSKSVLEKSGTFNKSTDQKYRTYRLAVSVNGEYTQLAGGVPQAAARINATINRVNAVYEKDLGIHMIVQDLPQLIFTDPATDPYSNVIANANGSYSAPNSWNLEVQRTLTTTPGVGNGAYDVGHFFGHRGGGGSAGDIGNVCRNPSSNNDATSKGAGITSPSVNDQPFGDAFDIDYVAHELGHQFGGRHTMSVVHPQTDRPIEPGSGSTIMGYAGITQANVQMHSDAYFHVLNIEQIQQYVNSQTCGIVTPVANTPPVIQPIVNKTIPKGTAFVLTASAADAQNDPMTYTWEQYDIALTKFNIPDATRTNGANFRSLSPTDSPTRYFPKLSSVLNGNLTNLSEWETVSNVSREMNFKVTVRDNNPDIAQQQTQSSLVKLNIGNDGPFKVTSSSVYNNTPGAITWDIANTNNNVYNVSNVKIDYTTDNGASWTVITASTPNDGVEPYSFASLATGASLKIRVSAIDNVFYAIGNATVATAEACSSTAPAGVAASEITRSSANIKWTALQGATYSLQYRKTGSATWTTVPVATNSYSFTGLDEATQYEVQIANVCGSTTGSYSASTNFTTLSFSTCAVSSNSSDEFISNVTVTPTGMPAVSNNSGASAYTNYTTDATKLITLKKGSSGNTVSVAKQWTGTKYDEGVTVWIDFNRDGSFSDSEKIFTSIPNKLTPVSGTFSVPVDAYTGGNVIMRVMLAYNTQPLDACTSPEYGETEDYPVLVQDALSTREVAKDNSSIQIYPNPATDVLYINKVSPKAQFTITNMTGQVVMNGQITDNKVSVSKLTTGAYIISIEDKGTTSNLKFVKK from the coding sequence ATGAAAAAGAAAATTATTTTCGTATTTGCGTTGGCTATGGGGCTAACGAGTTTGCAAGCACAACGTTGGGAGCCGGTATCTCAAAAGATTAATCCGATAAGGAAAGAAGTCAATGTAATTTATTCTTACAAAGTTGATCTCAACTCCTTAAGAGAACTTCTAAAAAATGCTCCGGAAGCAGGTCAGGGAAGTCCGGTGGTCATTTCTCTTCCCACCACTGACGGGAGAGTTGAAAGATTCTCGGTGTACAGTGCGCCGGTTGTCGCAAAATCAATGGCAGACCGATATCAGTTGGGAGCCTATTCCGGAGTTGGGTTGGATAATCCTACCAAACAAGTTAGATTCAGTACTGCTCCTAATGACTTTCAATCCATGCTTTTTGATACTAAGACCGGGCAGTATGAATTCATAGAGCCTATCAATAAGGAAAAGGACGTCTTTGGAGTATTCTTTAAATCTAACAAAACATCAGACGGTACTCCTTTTGAATGTAAAGCCACAGAGCCTGAGCAATCGAAAAAGCAAATGAAAAAGCTGCTCAATTCCAAAAGTGTTTTGGAAAAATCAGGAACTTTTAATAAAAGTACAGATCAAAAATACCGGACTTACAGGTTAGCAGTCTCTGTAAATGGTGAATACACTCAACTGGCAGGAGGTGTTCCGCAGGCAGCAGCCCGCATCAATGCCACGATCAACAGAGTTAATGCGGTTTACGAAAAGGATCTTGGAATTCATATGATTGTACAGGATTTACCACAACTCATTTTCACCGATCCGGCTACCGATCCTTATTCTAATGTTATTGCCAATGCCAATGGCTCATATTCTGCACCTAATTCATGGAATCTTGAAGTTCAACGAACTCTTACCACTACTCCCGGTGTTGGAAACGGAGCTTATGATGTAGGCCATTTTTTCGGACATAGAGGTGGTGGTGGATCAGCAGGTGATATTGGAAATGTCTGTAGAAACCCTTCCAGTAACAATGATGCGACTTCAAAAGGAGCAGGGATCACCTCCCCTAGTGTAAATGATCAACCTTTCGGAGATGCTTTTGATATTGATTATGTGGCGCATGAACTGGGTCACCAGTTTGGCGGACGTCATACAATGTCTGTTGTACACCCGCAAACAGACCGCCCTATAGAACCAGGATCCGGATCCACCATCATGGGATATGCCGGAATTACCCAGGCCAATGTTCAAATGCATTCTGATGCTTATTTTCATGTATTAAATATTGAGCAAATACAACAATATGTAAATTCTCAAACCTGTGGTATTGTTACCCCTGTTGCCAATACTCCACCGGTGATACAACCGATTGTTAACAAAACCATACCAAAAGGCACAGCATTCGTATTGACAGCAAGTGCAGCAGATGCTCAAAACGATCCTATGACTTATACATGGGAGCAGTATGATATTGCTTTAACTAAGTTTAATATCCCGGATGCTACCCGTACTAATGGAGCCAACTTCAGATCTTTATCTCCTACAGATTCTCCAACCCGATATTTTCCAAAGCTTTCCAGTGTACTGAACGGTAACCTTACCAATCTTTCAGAATGGGAAACGGTTTCCAATGTAAGCAGGGAAATGAACTTCAAGGTAACTGTAAGAGACAACAACCCTGATATTGCTCAGCAGCAGACTCAAAGCAGTTTAGTTAAACTGAATATTGGAAATGACGGTCCATTTAAAGTAACCTCATCTTCAGTATATAATAATACTCCGGGAGCCATCACATGGGATATTGCCAATACCAATAACAATGTTTATAATGTATCCAATGTTAAAATAGATTATACAACAGATAATGGAGCTTCCTGGACAGTCATCACCGCATCTACCCCTAATGACGGTGTAGAACCCTATTCTTTCGCTTCACTGGCTACCGGTGCAAGCTTAAAGATAAGAGTAAGTGCTATTGACAATGTATTCTATGCTATAGGAAATGCTACCGTTGCTACTGCCGAAGCTTGTTCTTCAACAGCTCCTGCAGGTGTTGCTGCTTCTGAAATCACAAGATCTTCAGCTAATATAAAGTGGACTGCCTTACAAGGCGCCACTTATTCTTTACAGTATAGAAAAACCGGAAGTGCAACGTGGACGACTGTTCCTGTAGCAACAAATTCTTATTCATTCACAGGACTTGATGAGGCTACTCAATACGAAGTACAGATTGCCAATGTGTGTGGTTCCACTACCGGAAGTTACTCGGCATCTACCAATTTTACAACACTTTCATTTAGTACTTGTGCTGTTTCTTCAAATTCTTCGGATGAATTTATATCCAACGTTACGGTAACTCCTACGGGAATGCCTGCCGTTTCTAACAATAGCGGAGCATCTGCCTACACCAATTACACGACTGATGCTACGAAACTGATTACTCTTAAAAAAGGTTCTTCCGGCAATACAGTGAGTGTTGCAAAACAATGGACAGGAACCAAATACGACGAAGGGGTAACGGTATGGATCGATTTCAACAGAGATGGCTCATTCTCTGATTCTGAAAAAATCTTTACAAGTATTCCTAATAAACTAACTCCTGTTTCAGGTACTTTCAGTGTTCCTGTAGATGCTTATACTGGAGGAAATGTGATTATGAGAGTAATGTTGGCTTACAATACCCAGCCTTTGGATGCGTGTACAAGCCCTGAAT